A stretch of the Acanthochromis polyacanthus isolate Apoly-LR-REF ecotype Palm Island chromosome 22, KAUST_Apoly_ChrSc, whole genome shotgun sequence genome encodes the following:
- the LOC110968808 gene encoding small integral membrane protein 11-like, whose translation MINWKALDNVPLLLYILALKTLLLCLAFAGVKIYQSKKAEEALKKEQAEKRRLAQRTQELIDNLKED comes from the coding sequence GCTTTGGACAACGTCCCTCTCCTCTTGTACATCTTGGCGCTGAAgacgctgctgctgtgtttggcGTTTGCTGGGGTGAAGATCTACCAGAGTAAGAAAGCAGAGGAGGCCCTGAAGAAAGAGCAGGCAGAGAAGAGGAGGCTGGCCCAGCGGACACAAGAGCTCATTGACAACCTGAAAGAGGACTGA